The Candidatus Krumholzibacteriota bacterium DNA window ACTCACGATCACCGACTACAAAATCGAGGAAGAGCTCACCCGGGCCAAGGACTTCATGTCGCAGTTCAGAGAGGGAGATCGGAGATATTTTCGAAAGATCAGATTGAGGGCCATCCTGCCGCCGAGGCTCTGTCAACCTCTCAGTGAGGGTTCTCGCCTTGTATCGTTGAAATATGTTGAACATCTCTTCCACACGCTCTGCTTCAAGCCGATCTGGCGGATACTCAAGGACGATTCCCGCGCAGCTTACAGTGCTCCAGTTCCCTGTTTGCACTTCCCTCCACTCGTGTGAGCCGGTCATTTCACGCCTTTCGTCGATCAGGTCAAGGGCGCGATGGAACCATTCGTAAGCTTCGGCTGGCCTGCCCGCCGCGCGGAGAGACGCGCTCAGCTCAAAAGCCGCCTCAAGCTTCTGCTGAATATCGGCGGCTTGACCGATCTGTCTTTCCATCTTCTCCAGCCTGGCGAGCGCTTCTCCGGGTCGGCCTTCCCGGCGGATGTATCCGGCGAGCATGATATTCATTTTCGTTTCGTACTCTTCGACGTACGGCGACGCGAGCCCAACCTCGAGGACTTCGATTGCGGCGGCAGTACTGTCCATTCGATTCAAAGCATCAGCCAGCCCCGTGACCGCTTCGAACCTCTGCTTGTTATTCAGCATGCTTCCCATTCCAAGGACCTGCCGGTAAAGCCGGGCCGCGGCGTTCATTCTTTTTTGAAGAACGCGTACCTCGCCGAGCCTGTTTCTCACTGTTCCGAGAAGGTCCAGATAATTCAATTCTTCGCAGGTCGTGATCGCCGATGAAAGGATATCTGCCGCATCTTCGTAATTTCCCAGGTAGGTCATCGCCAGGGCGGTGTTCGAGGCTGGTGTTATCATACCGCGCGCGTTCCCCATTGCTTCACTCAACTCAGTCGCCCTCTGGTAGTACTGGACGGCGAGGCTCATATCGCCGTAGACGTACTCGAGGGTCCCGAGGTTGTTGACAGCATGCGACTCCTGGACGAGGTCACCGAGTTCCCTGGCGGCTACAAGGACTTTCTGGTAACAATCCCTCGCCGATTCTTCATTCTGCATCGTGTTATATACCCTGCCGAGACCTATCATCGGGGTGAGACCGGCCTGTTTCATCCCTTCAGCGGTGAAGATCTCCGTCGCGAGAGTATATTCTTCGCGCGCCTGATCGAGCTTCCCCTGCTGGAGATAGACGTATCCGAGAGCCGTTCGGGCCCACGCCTCACCCGGTCGGTTACCGGTCAGTCTCGAAAGGGAGAGTTTCTTCAGGCTGAGTTCCACGCACTCGTCGTAGCGCCCCTGCCAGGTCACGGCGAAAGCCTTGAACCCGAGAGCCTCCGCCCAGTTCAGCGTGTCTGCGCATGCCTCTGAGATACGGATCGCCAGATCAAGCGACGCCATTCCATCGACGTACTTTCTCGCCGAAAGCTCCGCCCTGCCGCGTATGAGAATGAGCCTGCCGATCGCCATGGAATCATCCTCAGCTTGCGCCTGGTCGAGAACGAGCGGCACGAGCGATAGTACCGAATCGAAATTACCTGCCGAAAAAAGGGAATCTAGCACCGCGCGCTGATCACTGATCGACGCATTGCTTTGCTCGTCAAAATCATCCTGCCCCG harbors:
- a CDS encoding tetratricopeptide repeat protein, giving the protein MALSRYPSASRLFAVLFAAAVSAVCLILAPGVSVSGQDDFDEQSNASISDQRAVLDSLFSAGNFDSVLSLVPLVLDQAQAEDDSMAIGRLILIRGRAELSARKYVDGMASLDLAIRISEACADTLNWAEALGFKAFAVTWQGRYDECVELSLKKLSLSRLTGNRPGEAWARTALGYVYLQQGKLDQAREEYTLATEIFTAEGMKQAGLTPMIGLGRVYNTMQNEESARDCYQKVLVAARELGDLVQESHAVNNLGTLEYVYGDMSLAVQYYQRATELSEAMGNARGMITPASNTALAMTYLGNYEDAADILSSAITTCEELNYLDLLGTVRNRLGEVRVLQKRMNAAARLYRQVLGMGSMLNNKQRFEAVTGLADALNRMDSTAAAIEVLEVGLASPYVEEYETKMNIMLAGYIRREGRPGEALARLEKMERQIGQAADIQQKLEAAFELSASLRAAGRPAEAYEWFHRALDLIDERREMTGSHEWREVQTGNWSTVSCAGIVLEYPPDRLEAERVEEMFNIFQRYKARTLTERLTEPRRQDGPQSDLSKISPISLSELRHEVLGPGELFLDFVVGDRESYLFAVTAKAVRMAVLPGRKSDFAARVGLYREAVSKRPQSGDRGEAEIDLAGMNRQFGDLILGQVGDLVRGARRLLIAPDNYFSSVPFGALIISDPGDPESEERQLCESKENQQIPSATMLKWLRVRSGTGKKIDTPARILAVAPGGGARLKGAEEEVDFLRGRIAGVDIFDGGEKEFFDMDNSTEVIHIATHVKIDDEKIWHSGFLLGPENDNETSTLEFEPDTYLRAGDIAGGSIPARLVVLSGCESARGKIAVGEGMFGLPAAFISSGASAVVATLWPVDDAATADLMREFYKELAKGKTVAAALQRSQMTVRGRKKTEPPFYWAGFVVIGNGNITVDLEEKGVIRYLQYIVLLMVLVAGFAIAIAAAKRKNIMKSNGKM